The following proteins are co-located in the Myxocyprinus asiaticus isolate MX2 ecotype Aquarium Trade chromosome 18, UBuf_Myxa_2, whole genome shotgun sequence genome:
- the LOC127456408 gene encoding A-kinase-interacting protein 1-like, which produces MAIEAWLESSLRRSSKLGQEVLEKAKKRSVDWTSTRPRSSPMFSHNERVTERDRSHSSLDHTFAAIVEYMAETTRQCKMFYTDVHLAESREREHVCRYHSQQMLRNVDQKQITSASIKRDIARFDHGKLFK; this is translated from the exons ATGGCAATTGAAGCGTGGCTGGAGTCTTCCCTGCGCCGTTCATCTAAACTCGGCCAGGAGGTGTTGGAGAAAGCAAAAAAACGATCTGTCGACTGGACAAGCACAAGACCAAGGTCATCACCTATGTTCAGTCACAATGAGAGAGTCACGGAG AGAGACCGTTCCCATTCAAGCCTGGACCATACTTTTGCAGCAATAGTGGAGTACATGGCAGAAACTACAAGGCAATGCAAG ATGTTCTACACGGATGTGCACCTGGCTGAGTCCAGGGAGCGAGAACATGTCTGTCGCTACCATTCCCAGCAGATGTTGAGGAATGTGGACCAGAAACAGATTACTAGTGCATCCATCAAACGAGACATTGCACGTTTTGACCATGGCAAACTATtcaaataa